In Tsuneonella dongtanensis, a single window of DNA contains:
- a CDS encoding aminoglycoside phosphotransferase family protein encodes MNSLPDGLTDFLARAGWAGAAIYPIPGDASFRRYFRVQHGQRKAMLMHAPPPHEDPKPFLHVARWLTENAMRAPEIYSADAGEGWVLLEDFGDDRMRDWLDANPDGEFEAYARAIDALVALHALPAGPFEPYDLQTYQRECDLLTEWYCPVAGLSIDVPGYISAWKDVLTPMLDRQNPGVTVLRDYHAENIMLLPEHGQGLIDFQDALVGHPAYDLVSLLQDARRDVSKELERAMLDRYQSQVDAGADFEADYARLGAQRNAKIVGIFTRLYKRDGKPRYLDMIPRVWEAMERDLAHPALAPVAAWFDANIPRALREAGGGTIT; translated from the coding sequence ATGAATTCCCTGCCCGACGGCCTGACCGATTTCCTCGCACGAGCCGGATGGGCCGGCGCGGCGATATATCCCATTCCCGGTGACGCTTCCTTCAGGCGCTACTTCAGGGTGCAACATGGGCAGCGCAAAGCGATGCTGATGCATGCGCCGCCGCCGCACGAAGACCCGAAACCGTTCCTCCACGTCGCCCGGTGGCTGACCGAGAACGCGATGCGGGCACCGGAGATCTATTCCGCCGACGCTGGCGAAGGATGGGTGCTGCTCGAGGATTTCGGCGACGACCGGATGCGCGACTGGCTCGACGCCAACCCCGACGGGGAGTTCGAAGCGTATGCGCGCGCGATCGATGCGCTGGTCGCGCTCCATGCTCTCCCCGCAGGACCTTTCGAACCCTACGACCTGCAGACCTACCAGCGTGAATGCGACCTGCTGACAGAATGGTACTGCCCGGTGGCGGGTCTTTCGATCGATGTGCCGGGATATATCTCGGCTTGGAAAGACGTCCTCACGCCGATGCTCGACCGGCAGAACCCGGGCGTGACCGTGCTGCGCGACTACCATGCGGAGAACATCATGTTGCTGCCCGAGCATGGCCAGGGACTGATCGACTTCCAGGACGCGCTTGTGGGCCATCCCGCGTACGACCTCGTCAGCTTGCTGCAGGACGCGCGGCGCGACGTTTCAAAGGAACTCGAGCGGGCGATGCTCGACCGCTACCAGTCGCAGGTCGATGCAGGTGCGGACTTCGAAGCCGACTACGCCCGGCTCGGTGCGCAGCGCAACGCCAAGATCGTCGGCATCTTCACCCGGCTCTACAAGCGGGACGGCAAGCCGCGCTACCTCGACATGATCCCCCGCGTCTGGGAGGCGATGGAACGCGATCTGGCGCATCCGGCACTGGCACCGGTCGCCGCGTGGTTCGACGCCAACATCCCGCGTGCGCTTCGCGAAGCCGGGGGCGGGACGATCACGTGA
- a CDS encoding nucleotidyltransferase family protein has translation MTALASDTAMVMAAGLGKRMRPLTAAQPKPMVRVAGKPLIDHALDRLAEAGVGHAVVNVHYLPEPLIAHMKHRKAPEVIVSDERDLLLETGGGMLKAHRAGLLPDPFFCLNSDNIWLDGPRTAFADLSARWNADEMDALLLVVPHARAANFRGPGDFHMDGIGRLSRRKPGRIAPFIYTGIQIVSHRLLRDAPEGPFSTNVLWERAREEGRLFGTSFTGQWFEVGSPQAIKPTEEALASG, from the coding sequence GTGACTGCGCTCGCCAGCGACACCGCGATGGTCATGGCGGCCGGTCTCGGAAAGCGGATGCGTCCGCTGACGGCGGCGCAGCCGAAACCCATGGTGCGGGTCGCGGGCAAACCGCTGATCGATCATGCGCTCGATCGCCTTGCCGAGGCAGGTGTGGGGCACGCGGTCGTCAACGTGCATTACCTCCCCGAACCGCTCATCGCGCACATGAAGCACCGCAAGGCGCCCGAGGTCATCGTATCGGACGAGCGCGACCTGTTGCTGGAAACCGGCGGAGGCATGCTCAAGGCGCACCGCGCCGGGCTCCTGCCCGATCCGTTCTTCTGCCTGAACTCCGACAACATCTGGCTCGACGGTCCGCGCACTGCCTTTGCCGACCTGTCCGCCCGCTGGAACGCGGACGAGATGGATGCGCTCCTCCTCGTCGTGCCCCACGCACGGGCGGCCAATTTTCGAGGTCCGGGAGACTTCCACATGGACGGGATCGGCCGCCTGAGCCGCCGCAAGCCCGGCCGGATCGCGCCGTTCATCTACACCGGCATCCAGATCGTCTCGCACCGCCTCTTGCGCGATGCGCCGGAAGGCCCCTTCAGCACGAACGTGCTTTGGGAGCGCGCGCGGGAAGAAGGGCGCCTGTTCGGCACCAGCTTTACCGGTCAGTGGTTCGAGGTTGGCAGCCCGCAAGCGATCAAGCCCACAGAGGAGGCGCTGGCGAGTGGGTGA
- the addB gene encoding double-strand break repair protein AddB, giving the protein MGDRVAPQVYSIAAHRGFADALVAGLIPRYSEPDLGLARLTLLLPSTRAARTVQEAFVRASGGGLLMLRMAVVGDLDLDETLGALLDPLGSADIPPAVEPTRRWLRLAEILRDEMGADAPRGSAVLRLARETARTMDRLLVEDIGPEELLQDRVLDLVGDMAEHWRAALQRFARVQARWLAELEAAGQLDASARRNRLFEHAARRWRASPPPTPVIAAGVTSAAPALAGLLRVVSELPSGAVILPDLDLSMSDEVWEELGAAGAGENPGDPPFAPGDAVTHPQYHLKLLLNRMGVNRAEVQQWHRAGIGKGPPERTHAISSLFLPPQASRAWVHLPADKRRLSGVRVMESANPEAEAQAIALLIREAVEVPERRVALVTPDRGLARRVVQHLARWNLVADDSAGRALSETTAGRFLLQLAELAGERAAPVALVAALANPLVRMGETRGAWLDALRAFERKLRGPRPAPGLEPLGPIAAAARVPEWWGEAEAILAPLLSDERLPLAEWLDRLATAGEAMAGANLWDREDGRALAAFVEDLRLHARDAGTVLEADDLHSALRDAMDAIAVRPPYGGHPRVAIYGLIESRMARADLVIAAGLNEGTWPARPSTDPLLAPAVLRALGVPGAEFRIGLSAHDLAAVLGAPEVVLSRARRDEGGPAIASRFLLRVQALLGELGDAHREAQAPAMAAAIDHAPAAEPYPRPQPIPSAAQRRIALSVTKLDRLRADPFQFYASSILRLSELDGLDAEPSPEWQGELAHRILELWHETGRPLAEIAAEQLQAMNAHPLVRALWRPRLLQALEWVESAIAADPARGPVLWEKKGAVEWRGVVVKGRIDRLDRLADGSFAVIDYKTGRPPSGAQVQEGYALQLGTLGLMVEDGAFEGAEGPVSRFEYWSLARNKDGGFGYIETPVLEGRKLKGIPADEFLPTAREFLDDALDRWILGNEAFTARLNPDAPGYATYDQLMRLDEWVRRETEDLA; this is encoded by the coding sequence GTGGGTGATAGGGTCGCGCCGCAAGTCTACTCGATCGCCGCGCATCGCGGCTTTGCTGATGCCCTCGTCGCGGGATTGATCCCGCGCTATTCGGAACCCGATCTGGGGCTCGCCCGCCTTACGCTACTGCTACCCTCGACCCGCGCGGCAAGGACCGTGCAGGAAGCTTTCGTTCGTGCTTCCGGCGGAGGCCTCCTGATGCTGCGCATGGCGGTGGTGGGCGATCTCGATCTCGATGAGACGCTCGGCGCCCTGCTCGATCCACTTGGCAGTGCCGACATACCGCCCGCGGTCGAACCGACGCGCCGCTGGCTCCGGCTCGCCGAGATACTGCGCGACGAGATGGGCGCCGACGCTCCGCGCGGGTCCGCGGTGCTGCGTCTCGCGCGGGAAACCGCGCGGACGATGGACCGCCTCCTCGTCGAGGATATCGGACCGGAAGAACTTCTCCAGGACCGCGTGCTCGACCTCGTGGGCGACATGGCCGAGCACTGGCGGGCGGCCCTTCAGCGTTTTGCGCGGGTGCAGGCGCGTTGGCTGGCAGAACTCGAAGCCGCGGGACAGCTCGATGCGTCGGCCCGGCGCAATCGCCTGTTCGAGCATGCCGCGCGGCGTTGGCGGGCCTCTCCGCCTCCTACGCCGGTAATTGCTGCCGGCGTGACGTCGGCGGCGCCGGCGCTGGCCGGCCTGCTGCGCGTGGTGAGCGAGCTGCCATCGGGCGCAGTCATTCTCCCCGACCTCGACCTGTCGATGTCGGACGAGGTGTGGGAGGAACTCGGCGCGGCAGGTGCGGGAGAGAACCCCGGCGACCCGCCGTTCGCCCCCGGCGACGCGGTCACCCATCCGCAATATCACCTCAAGCTCCTGCTCAACCGGATGGGGGTCAATCGCGCCGAAGTGCAGCAGTGGCACCGTGCGGGGATCGGCAAGGGGCCGCCGGAGCGTACCCACGCGATCTCTTCGCTGTTCCTGCCACCGCAGGCGAGCCGCGCTTGGGTCCACCTGCCGGCCGACAAGCGTCGGCTCTCGGGCGTGCGGGTGATGGAAAGCGCCAATCCCGAGGCGGAGGCGCAAGCCATCGCGCTGCTCATCCGCGAGGCGGTCGAAGTTCCGGAGAGGAGGGTCGCGCTTGTGACCCCCGACCGAGGGCTGGCCAGACGGGTCGTTCAGCATCTCGCTCGCTGGAACCTCGTGGCCGACGATTCGGCAGGGCGCGCCCTCTCGGAAACGACCGCCGGCCGCTTCCTGCTCCAACTTGCGGAACTCGCTGGCGAGCGCGCCGCACCTGTCGCTCTCGTCGCCGCGCTTGCCAATCCGCTGGTCCGCATGGGCGAAACGCGCGGGGCGTGGCTCGATGCGCTGCGGGCATTCGAGCGGAAGCTGCGGGGACCACGGCCCGCGCCGGGCCTCGAGCCGCTTGGACCGATTGCAGCCGCCGCGCGAGTTCCGGAATGGTGGGGCGAAGCTGAAGCGATCCTAGCGCCGCTGTTGTCGGATGAGCGGCTGCCGCTCGCCGAATGGCTGGACCGTCTCGCCACCGCGGGTGAAGCGATGGCCGGGGCCAACCTGTGGGACCGGGAGGACGGCAGGGCGCTTGCCGCTTTCGTCGAAGACCTGCGTCTCCATGCACGCGATGCCGGGACCGTGCTGGAGGCGGACGACCTGCATTCGGCATTGCGCGATGCAATGGATGCGATCGCGGTACGGCCTCCGTATGGAGGACACCCCCGGGTCGCGATCTACGGTCTGATCGAATCGCGGATGGCGCGCGCCGATCTCGTCATCGCCGCCGGTCTCAACGAAGGGACCTGGCCGGCGCGCCCTTCGACCGATCCGCTGCTTGCGCCCGCAGTCCTGCGTGCTCTCGGGGTGCCGGGCGCCGAATTCCGCATCGGGCTTTCGGCGCACGACCTAGCCGCGGTGCTCGGTGCGCCGGAAGTGGTGCTGAGCCGCGCTCGCCGCGACGAGGGCGGCCCTGCCATCGCTTCGCGCTTCCTCCTGCGTGTCCAGGCATTGCTCGGGGAGCTGGGAGATGCGCACCGGGAAGCCCAAGCGCCCGCCATGGCCGCCGCAATCGACCACGCTCCGGCAGCCGAACCCTATCCGCGGCCGCAGCCGATACCCAGCGCGGCGCAGCGCAGGATCGCGTTGTCGGTTACGAAGCTGGATCGCCTGCGGGCCGATCCATTTCAGTTCTACGCTTCGAGCATCCTTCGCCTGTCCGAACTCGATGGTCTGGACGCGGAACCCAGCCCGGAATGGCAAGGCGAGCTGGCCCACAGGATCCTCGAACTCTGGCACGAGACCGGGCGTCCGCTCGCTGAGATCGCCGCCGAGCAGCTCCAGGCGATGAACGCGCACCCATTGGTGCGGGCGCTGTGGCGGCCCCGGCTGTTGCAGGCGCTCGAATGGGTCGAGAGTGCCATAGCGGCGGATCCTGCGCGCGGGCCTGTCCTGTGGGAAAAGAAGGGCGCGGTGGAATGGCGCGGCGTGGTCGTGAAGGGCCGGATCGACCGCCTCGACCGCCTCGCCGACGGCAGCTTCGCTGTGATCGACTACAAGACGGGGAGGCCGCCCAGCGGGGCTCAGGTACAGGAAGGGTACGCGCTCCAGCTCGGTACGCTCGGTCTGATGGTCGAGGACGGTGCGTTCGAGGGCGCCGAAGGTCCCGTCAGTCGTTTCGAATACTGGTCGCTCGCGCGAAACAAGGACGGCGGGTTCGGTTACATCGAGACCCCCGTGCTCGAAGGCCGCAAGCTCAAGGGCATCCCGGCGGACGAATTTCTGCCCACGGCGCGCGAGTTTCTCGACGACGCGCTCGATCGCTGGATACTCGGCAACGAAGCTTTCACCGCACGGTTGAACCCCGACGCACCGGGATACGCGACTTACGACCAGCTTATGCGGCTCGACGAATGGGTGCGGCGTGAAACCGAGGATCTGGCGTGA
- a CDS encoding sensor histidine kinase: protein MQLNATALALLGLLLAVWVAGAAWMMIAAGGKARKAEATRKAARRMVRMIDESPAIPVIVRVDGRIEASERLAGWLGLSKLPQYLSDLAGAEGGKGISPEQLAELSANVSRTQKTAAPFRMALTPPGSQRSLAVRGVLADPQVSPGGSALLWVFDFSESQNELSRLRSEAARAKGDFAALVGLIEAAPLPMWFRGPDSRLKLVNRAYVAAVGGENAETVVEQQVELVESVDGLTAAQVAGQAAQAKTPVERIVAATINGQRRSLRVSDLPLGEEGVAGYAVDIEEMEEQARAFRAFREAQRDMLDQLSVGVAQFGADRRLLSANQPFRRIFAMRPGAVEGIEFERLLRETREAGRTPEVRDFPAWRAERADWFLADEAVEEAWPLSDGTHLRIVAQPMPDGGLVLIAEDRTESLALSATRDTLLRTRTATFDSLFEALAVFAPDGHIQLWNRRFAAAWGLDQADIDGHPTADELIERIAPNLSKPKQAKAIGDVVRGATLDRRQTGGRVSLADGRTLEIAGVPLPDGNGLLTVLDITDSQNAEDALRERAQALEAADEVKTRFLANMSYEFRVPLTSISGFAELLEAGVAGELSPQAREYVGAILEAVHRLTDQVENVLDLSQSEAGLLPLAREKLDLLPFVTQVVREREAAIVDGGLSLDLRGGGTSKVEADPRQLGRAIGHLLDNAIAATPKGGKILVDLSRKKDGVRIVVSDNGRGMSKDELRRAVEGLRTGADGKPERRQGLGIPLARQLVEAHGGTLDIVSRRGEGTFATIHLP from the coding sequence ATGCAACTGAACGCCACCGCGCTTGCGCTCCTCGGCCTCCTGCTGGCCGTCTGGGTCGCAGGTGCCGCGTGGATGATGATCGCTGCCGGCGGCAAGGCGCGCAAGGCGGAAGCCACCCGCAAGGCTGCGCGCCGCATGGTCCGGATGATCGACGAATCACCGGCAATTCCCGTGATCGTCCGGGTGGACGGGCGAATCGAGGCGAGCGAGCGGCTCGCCGGATGGCTTGGGCTATCCAAGCTGCCGCAATATCTCAGCGACCTCGCCGGAGCGGAAGGTGGCAAGGGCATTTCGCCGGAGCAACTGGCCGAGCTTTCCGCGAATGTTTCGCGGACGCAGAAGACCGCCGCGCCGTTTCGCATGGCGCTTACCCCGCCGGGATCGCAGCGCAGCCTCGCGGTACGCGGCGTGCTTGCCGATCCGCAGGTATCGCCGGGCGGTTCCGCGCTGCTTTGGGTCTTCGATTTCTCCGAGAGCCAGAACGAGCTTTCGCGACTGCGCTCCGAAGCGGCGCGCGCGAAGGGCGACTTTGCCGCGCTCGTCGGGCTGATCGAGGCGGCCCCGCTTCCGATGTGGTTCCGCGGCCCGGATTCCCGGCTCAAGCTCGTCAACCGCGCCTACGTGGCTGCGGTCGGAGGCGAGAATGCCGAGACGGTTGTCGAGCAACAGGTCGAGCTGGTTGAATCGGTCGACGGTCTGACCGCGGCCCAAGTTGCAGGGCAGGCGGCCCAAGCGAAGACTCCGGTCGAGCGGATCGTGGCCGCGACGATCAATGGACAGCGCCGGTCGCTGCGGGTCAGCGACCTGCCTCTCGGCGAAGAAGGCGTCGCCGGGTACGCGGTCGACATCGAGGAGATGGAAGAGCAGGCCCGCGCGTTCAGAGCTTTCCGCGAAGCCCAACGGGACATGCTCGACCAGCTTTCGGTCGGCGTGGCGCAGTTCGGCGCGGACCGAAGGCTGCTGTCGGCCAACCAGCCTTTCCGGCGCATCTTCGCCATGCGGCCCGGCGCTGTCGAAGGGATCGAATTCGAGCGCCTTCTCCGCGAAACGCGCGAGGCCGGGCGCACTCCGGAAGTGCGGGACTTCCCGGCATGGCGGGCAGAACGCGCGGACTGGTTCTTGGCCGACGAAGCGGTCGAGGAAGCCTGGCCGCTGAGCGATGGCACCCATTTGCGGATCGTTGCGCAACCCATGCCGGACGGCGGTCTCGTCCTGATCGCAGAGGACAGGACCGAGAGTCTCGCGTTGTCCGCGACCCGGGACACCCTTCTCCGTACGCGAACGGCCACGTTCGACAGCCTGTTCGAAGCGCTCGCCGTTTTCGCGCCTGACGGACACATTCAGTTGTGGAATCGGCGCTTCGCGGCGGCTTGGGGTCTCGACCAGGCCGATATCGACGGCCACCCTACGGCCGACGAGCTGATCGAGAGAATCGCCCCGAACCTGTCGAAGCCGAAGCAGGCGAAGGCCATCGGCGACGTCGTTCGCGGCGCCACGCTCGATCGGCGCCAGACGGGTGGGCGGGTGTCGCTCGCCGATGGACGCACGCTCGAGATCGCCGGCGTGCCGCTACCGGACGGAAACGGATTGCTCACGGTGCTCGACATCACCGACTCGCAGAATGCCGAGGACGCCTTGCGCGAGCGGGCGCAGGCGCTGGAGGCGGCCGACGAGGTCAAGACGCGGTTCCTCGCCAACATGAGCTACGAGTTCCGTGTACCGCTCACATCGATCAGCGGCTTCGCCGAGCTGCTCGAAGCTGGGGTCGCGGGGGAACTCTCCCCACAGGCCCGCGAGTATGTCGGGGCCATTCTCGAAGCAGTGCATCGCCTGACCGACCAGGTCGAGAACGTACTCGACCTCTCACAGAGCGAGGCTGGCCTTCTGCCGCTCGCCAGGGAAAAGCTCGACCTGCTGCCTTTCGTCACGCAGGTCGTCCGCGAGCGTGAAGCCGCCATCGTCGACGGGGGGCTCAGCCTCGACCTGCGCGGCGGTGGAACATCGAAGGTCGAAGCCGATCCGCGGCAGCTGGGCCGCGCGATCGGGCATTTGCTCGACAATGCCATCGCCGCGACGCCGAAGGGCGGAAAGATCCTCGTCGACCTCTCGCGCAAGAAGGACGGGGTGCGCATCGTGGTTTCCGACAACGGCAGGGGCATGAGCAAGGACGAACTGCGCCGAGCGGTCGAGGGACTGCGCACGGGAGCGGACGGCAAGCCCGAGCGCCGGCAGGGGCTCGGCATCCCCCTCGCGCGCCAACTCGTCGAAGCACACGGCGGAACTCTCGACATCGTGTCTCGTCGGGGTGAGGGCACGTTCGCGACCATCCACCTCCCGTGA
- the addA gene encoding double-strand break repair helicase AddA, whose amino-acid sequence MSGKVHPLAENQARAVAPDRSVWLSASAGTGKTQVLSARVLRLLLRPNVSPGQILCLTFTKAGAAEMAERINAVLARWVRLEETKLATELIAIGAPNDAATIDRARTLFASVLDCPGGGLRIDTIHAFSQWLLAAFPDESGLIPGTRPMEDRDRDVLAHKVLAAMVAEAEEKDDVGVLAPLGMLSERMGPAEVPQWLMRCAEAREMWFGAGSWQPPMRDRVRTLLGLPADAGEESLSELCADGVFDCRALERMRAANMAWGTATAAKSVDAIAEFLAASGVERVAAADRVEAALFTQKGDPRSLGSLEKHDPEYAVHAEAVAASLGALRERRVLLALAELLAPALELGRRFALAWEEAKTREGLIDFDDQIRRAAALLSNADVAPWIRYKLDRRFDHVLVDEAQDTNSAQWDIVRAITDDFFAGEGQRPGVQRTLFVVGDYKQAIFGFQGTSPENFAAARGYYRDLIDSLAAEDPSIEPLLPLGLGRSYRTSQPVLDFVDAAIAAIGQGAFGIGPDETVERHVGFERPGLVTLWRPVSARGGGDEEGPEDWLSEPERAMANRIADQVADWLRRGFPLSRDGGRNAGPGDIMVLVRKRRELAGLIVARLHAAGVPVAGVDRLRLGAPLGVKDLMAALRFAAQPLDDLSLANLLVSPLIGWSQEDLLAHGWREKGRLWDHIRQGTAPLQRATADKLRDLLRIADFEPPQAMLRWMLVGPWQGRKALVSRLGPEVNDPVDELLNAASAYAATSTASLAGFVAWFDSGEGELKRESDNGGGLVRVMTVHGSKGLQAPIVILADAAGNPDASRTRGMDLAEGLPGGGGRKVPLPALRKDEVAGPIREAEAAVRAAERAEHWRLLYVAMTRAEEALFIGGALGKRETEPAPDSWYARLAPLMEGEEIADPIWGMRREWGALGSPIARTVEQLQAPVSLPAWATAPIGPEPRPPRPLAPSAAGSEQGSDPPLSPEVAREAARRGVLIHRLLERLPDVVPAEREMTARAWLERQAGYLSPIAQAEMLDSALAVLSEPGFAHVFVPGALAEVPLAANVEGLVIAGTADRLLVERECVTVVDFKTARRPPATLEEVPETTLRQMAAYAAALAAIYPGRAVRAAVLYTQTPQLIEIPEAKLAERKSLLSAKSESFPLPPVE is encoded by the coding sequence GTGAGCGGAAAGGTCCACCCACTCGCCGAGAACCAGGCGCGCGCGGTCGCCCCCGACCGCAGCGTATGGCTGTCCGCGTCCGCCGGCACAGGAAAGACGCAGGTCCTGTCGGCACGCGTTCTGCGTCTCCTGCTTCGCCCGAACGTATCGCCGGGACAGATCCTGTGCCTGACCTTTACCAAGGCGGGCGCGGCGGAAATGGCCGAGCGGATCAACGCGGTTCTGGCGCGCTGGGTGCGGCTCGAGGAGACGAAGCTTGCGACTGAGTTGATCGCGATCGGAGCGCCCAACGACGCGGCGACGATCGATCGGGCGCGAACCCTTTTTGCGAGCGTGCTCGATTGCCCGGGAGGCGGCCTCAGGATCGACACGATCCATGCCTTCTCGCAGTGGCTACTTGCGGCATTCCCCGACGAATCCGGGCTGATTCCGGGCACGCGTCCGATGGAAGACCGCGACCGCGACGTCCTGGCGCACAAGGTGCTGGCCGCGATGGTCGCCGAGGCGGAGGAAAAGGACGACGTCGGCGTGCTTGCGCCGTTGGGCATGCTCAGCGAGCGGATGGGCCCGGCGGAGGTGCCGCAGTGGCTCATGCGTTGTGCCGAAGCGCGCGAGATGTGGTTCGGCGCGGGAAGCTGGCAGCCGCCGATGCGCGACCGGGTCCGAACCCTGCTGGGATTGCCCGCCGATGCCGGCGAAGAAAGCCTCTCCGAGCTGTGCGCCGATGGCGTGTTCGACTGCCGGGCGCTCGAAAGAATGCGCGCAGCGAACATGGCATGGGGCACGGCGACCGCAGCGAAGTCGGTCGATGCTATCGCCGAGTTCCTCGCTGCGAGCGGGGTGGAGCGGGTTGCTGCTGCCGACAGGGTCGAGGCGGCGTTGTTCACCCAGAAAGGCGATCCCCGGTCGCTGGGCAGCCTGGAAAAGCACGACCCGGAGTACGCCGTCCACGCCGAAGCCGTCGCGGCTTCGCTTGGTGCCTTGCGCGAACGGCGGGTGTTGCTGGCACTCGCCGAACTTCTCGCACCGGCGCTCGAGCTCGGTCGTCGCTTCGCGCTCGCCTGGGAGGAAGCGAAGACGCGCGAGGGGCTGATCGACTTCGACGACCAGATCCGCCGCGCCGCCGCGCTGCTCTCGAATGCCGACGTCGCACCGTGGATCCGGTACAAGCTCGACCGGCGGTTCGATCACGTGCTGGTCGACGAGGCGCAGGACACCAATAGCGCACAATGGGACATCGTTCGGGCGATCACCGACGATTTCTTTGCCGGGGAGGGGCAGCGACCGGGTGTCCAGCGCACGCTTTTCGTCGTGGGGGACTACAAGCAGGCGATCTTCGGTTTCCAGGGAACGAGCCCCGAGAACTTCGCCGCAGCCCGGGGGTATTACCGCGATCTGATCGACTCGCTCGCGGCGGAAGATCCGTCAATCGAGCCGCTTTTGCCGCTGGGTCTCGGGCGGTCGTACCGGACCTCGCAACCTGTGCTCGACTTCGTCGATGCGGCCATCGCCGCGATCGGGCAGGGCGCCTTCGGCATCGGTCCCGACGAGACCGTCGAGCGGCACGTCGGCTTCGAACGGCCGGGCCTCGTCACGCTCTGGCGCCCGGTGAGCGCGCGCGGCGGCGGGGACGAGGAAGGCCCGGAAGACTGGTTGTCCGAACCCGAGCGGGCGATGGCGAACCGCATCGCGGACCAGGTCGCAGACTGGCTCAGGCGCGGCTTTCCCCTGTCGCGGGATGGGGGGCGTAACGCCGGACCCGGCGACATCATGGTCCTCGTCCGCAAGCGGCGCGAACTGGCAGGCCTTATCGTTGCGCGCCTTCATGCCGCGGGTGTTCCTGTGGCGGGTGTCGACCGCCTGCGCCTTGGCGCCCCGCTGGGCGTCAAGGACCTGATGGCCGCGTTGCGTTTTGCCGCGCAGCCGCTCGACGACCTCAGCCTCGCCAACCTCCTCGTCAGTCCGCTCATCGGGTGGAGCCAGGAAGACCTCCTTGCACACGGTTGGCGCGAGAAGGGACGGCTGTGGGATCATATCCGCCAGGGGACCGCTCCGCTTCAGCGCGCGACCGCGGACAAGCTGCGCGACCTGTTGCGCATCGCCGACTTCGAGCCACCGCAAGCGATGCTCCGCTGGATGCTGGTTGGCCCCTGGCAAGGGCGCAAGGCGCTCGTTTCGCGCCTTGGCCCCGAAGTGAATGACCCGGTCGACGAACTGCTCAACGCCGCAAGCGCTTATGCAGCGACTTCGACCGCCAGCCTTGCAGGGTTCGTCGCGTGGTTCGATTCGGGCGAGGGCGAACTGAAGCGCGAGAGCGATAACGGCGGCGGGCTCGTTCGGGTGATGACCGTCCACGGATCGAAGGGCCTTCAGGCGCCCATCGTGATCCTCGCCGACGCTGCCGGCAACCCGGATGCGTCCCGCACGCGCGGAATGGATCTGGCGGAAGGCTTGCCGGGCGGGGGCGGGCGCAAAGTGCCGCTGCCTGCGCTTCGCAAGGACGAGGTGGCCGGCCCCATCCGCGAGGCCGAGGCCGCCGTCAGAGCTGCCGAGCGCGCCGAGCACTGGCGCCTTCTCTACGTGGCGATGACCCGCGCGGAAGAAGCGCTGTTCATCGGCGGCGCTCTCGGCAAGCGGGAAACGGAGCCGGCGCCGGATTCCTGGTACGCACGCCTCGCTCCGCTGATGGAAGGTGAGGAGATCGCCGATCCCATCTGGGGAATGCGCCGGGAATGGGGGGCGCTCGGATCGCCGATCGCTCGCACGGTCGAGCAACTCCAAGCTCCGGTGTCGCTGCCGGCATGGGCGACCGCCCCGATCGGTCCGGAACCGCGCCCGCCGCGCCCGCTTGCACCGTCTGCAGCCGGTTCGGAACAAGGCAGCGATCCGCCGCTTTCGCCCGAGGTCGCGAGGGAGGCGGCACGACGGGGCGTCCTGATCCACCGGCTGCTTGAGCGCCTGCCCGATGTAGTGCCCGCCGAGCGCGAAATGACGGCGCGCGCATGGCTCGAACGCCAGGCCGGCTATCTGTCGCCCATCGCTCAAGCGGAGATGCTCGATAGCGCGCTCGCCGTGCTGTCGGAGCCGGGCTTCGCGCATGTCTTTGTGCCGGGCGCGCTTGCCGAGGTCCCGCTCGCCGCCAACGTGGAAGGCCTCGTTATCGCGGGAACCGCCGACCGCCTGCTGGTCGAGCGCGAGTGCGTGACTGTGGTCGACTTCAAGACCGCGCGCCGTCCCCCTGCCACTCTCGAGGAAGTGCCCGAGACGACGCTGCGGCAGATGGCTGCCTATGCCGCCGCGCTGGCCGCGATCTATCCCGGTCGCGCGGTCCGGGCGGCTGTGCTGTACACGCAGACGCCGCAACTTATCGAAATTCCTGAAGCCAAGCTGGCC
- the tsaE gene encoding tRNA (adenosine(37)-N6)-threonylcarbamoyltransferase complex ATPase subunit type 1 TsaE, which yields MRLELPDLAAMESLGHRIATRLRAGDVVALSGGLGAGKTTLARAIIAALGHLGEVPSPTFTILETYDALEPPLVHADFYRLESPLELAELGLDDYREGAVLLAEWPENAGGFDNEPQCLSIALETLGKGRVAIVEGGADWLGRLP from the coding sequence GTGAGGCTGGAACTGCCCGATCTTGCAGCGATGGAGTCGCTCGGCCACCGTATCGCAACGCGCCTGCGCGCAGGGGACGTCGTTGCCCTTTCCGGCGGACTCGGGGCCGGGAAGACAACGCTTGCGCGCGCAATCATCGCGGCGCTCGGCCATCTTGGGGAAGTCCCGTCTCCGACCTTCACGATACTCGAAACCTACGATGCGCTCGAGCCGCCGCTCGTGCACGCGGACTTCTACCGTCTGGAGAGCCCGTTGGAGCTCGCGGAGCTCGGGCTAGACGATTATCGCGAAGGCGCGGTGCTGCTTGCCGAATGGCCGGAAAATGCCGGCGGCTTCGACAATGAGCCGCAATGCCTCTCAATTGCGTTGGAAACTCTGGGGAAAGGCCGCGTCGCGATTGTCGAAGGCGGGGCGGATTGGCTAGGGCGCTTGCCATGA